The Silvanigrella paludirubra genome contains a region encoding:
- a CDS encoding DDE-type integrase/transposase/recombinase: protein MKPIAEALGVSRSHLLSTFQQENNNSSRKLREQNNIISDEEIILILRIITNGRPTYGYRRGIGKPKFKITTKIDKQALHCPNLISGDFTSYKPNEIWTSDITYIPTKEGWIYLCIILDTFSRAIIGWSMQDNLKRELVLNSLNMAYKKDFIFQKESFFSTLKKELVHRCNFLTRKEAKIFSHRIYRGVL from the coding sequence ATGAAACCAATTGCCGAAGCGCTTGGTGTTTCACGCTCTCACTTATTAAGCACTTTTCAACAAGAAAATAATAATAGCTCTCGAAAGTTAAGGGAACAAAATAATATCATATCAGATGAAGAAATTATTTTAATATTAAGAATAATAACAAATGGAAGACCAACATATGGATACAGAAGAGGGATTGGAAAACCCAAATTTAAAATAACAACAAAGATTGATAAACAAGCATTACATTGTCCAAATTTAATTTCGGGAGACTTTACCTCCTATAAACCAAATGAAATTTGGACTAGCGATATTACTTATATTCCAACTAAAGAAGGCTGGATTTATTTGTGCATAATTTTAGATACTTTTTCAAGAGCGATAATTGGTTGGAGCATGCAAGATAATTTAAAAAGAGAACTTGTTTTGAATTCACTAAATATGGCATACAAAAAAGATTTCATTTTCCAAAAGGAATCATTTTTTTCCACTTTGAAAAAAGAATTAGTGCATCGTTGTAACTTTCTTACAAGAAAAGAAGCAAAAATCTTCAGTCATAGAATATATAGAGGTGTTTTATAA
- a CDS encoding radical SAM protein yields MLDQFSGFKKELQEILNLNNIGVKIQKERYRRDRKDWIFDTLKGAFINDENDILINLLDNYLDKTEPIAGDYGSWGDLLNFQNYIRNSDIPYYNKSKLYFFTAAIAAQQIEFGLIKTDESIPYLYEFVKEFFILSEENSILLSVNGYIYEKYSLTGIIKIKSIKGKISIQVFKKEKNTSEIIEKLSNIYGWNSQSLAMNNNSKYNSFWGLSKFEIYGYFHSIKSNNYNMSFQSFIESVYPIWLPKSLGITTSFYCNARCAHCYNASSPENKKKFIEWKQIKSNITEWVSMGLNEVGISGGEPFQFPDELVELVQELKNLKIEKIIPFSNGFLGKDDLKLCNILKQLKSVGFGNNAEDHVKISTGQFHLPFISVEHILNFAKRHYEIIGNKCLFDIEVLENNEYLKDIISKAKEYNIAHIIEWKYRSKFSKSGRAKSLLKINNLTEPKLNDLKCPVRNRAAVYPDSGWVYCTGTIYPKKHISFSKLEELSIYEIFAKAHFDDKFIFLSLGSFEDYLKYKNSNIEDHKFKMDNNSTPCSICSKVYS; encoded by the coding sequence GTGTTAGATCAATTTTCGGGATTTAAAAAAGAATTACAAGAAATATTAAATTTAAATAATATTGGAGTAAAAATTCAAAAAGAGCGATATAGGCGCGATCGTAAAGATTGGATTTTTGACACATTAAAAGGTGCCTTTATAAATGATGAAAATGATATTTTAATAAATTTACTTGATAATTATCTTGATAAAACTGAACCAATTGCAGGAGATTATGGAAGCTGGGGAGATTTATTAAATTTTCAAAATTATATTAGAAATTCAGATATTCCTTATTATAATAAATCCAAATTATATTTTTTTACAGCTGCAATTGCAGCACAACAAATAGAATTTGGACTTATTAAAACAGATGAATCAATTCCCTATCTTTATGAATTTGTAAAAGAATTTTTTATTCTATCAGAGGAAAATAGTATTTTATTATCTGTAAATGGATATATTTATGAAAAATATTCTCTAACAGGCATAATTAAAATTAAATCAATAAAGGGAAAAATATCTATTCAAGTATTTAAAAAAGAAAAAAATACTTCAGAAATAATTGAAAAATTAAGTAATATATATGGTTGGAATTCTCAATCATTGGCAATGAATAATAACTCAAAATATAACTCATTTTGGGGATTATCAAAATTTGAAATTTATGGATACTTTCATTCCATTAAATCAAATAATTATAATATGAGTTTTCAATCTTTCATTGAATCGGTATATCCTATTTGGCTTCCAAAAAGTCTAGGAATAACTACATCATTTTATTGTAATGCAAGATGTGCTCATTGTTATAATGCAAGTAGTCCTGAAAATAAGAAAAAATTTATAGAATGGAAGCAAATTAAATCAAATATTACCGAATGGGTTTCAATGGGCTTAAATGAAGTAGGAATATCAGGAGGAGAACCATTCCAATTCCCAGATGAATTGGTAGAACTCGTTCAGGAATTAAAGAATTTAAAAATTGAAAAAATTATTCCATTTAGTAATGGATTTTTAGGTAAAGACGATCTTAAATTATGTAATATATTAAAACAATTAAAAAGTGTTGGATTTGGAAACAATGCTGAAGATCATGTAAAAATTAGCACAGGTCAATTTCATTTACCATTTATATCTGTAGAACATATTTTAAATTTTGCAAAACGCCATTATGAAATTATTGGAAATAAATGTTTATTTGATATTGAAGTTTTAGAAAATAATGAATATTTAAAAGATATTATATCAAAAGCAAAAGAATATAATATAGCACATATAATAGAATGGAAATATCGATCAAAATTTAGTAAGTCAGGAAGAGCTAAATCATTACTAAAAATAAATAATTTAACTGAACCTAAACTCAACGATTTAAAATGTCCTGTTCGAAATAGAGCAGCGGTTTACCCTGATAGTGGATGGGTATATTGTACAGGAACTATTTATCCTAAGAAACATATTAGTTTTAGTAAACTAGAAGAGCTCTCAATTTATGAAATTTTTGCTAAAGCACATTTTGATGATAAATTTATATTTCTAAGTTTAGGTTCATTTGAAGATTATTTGAAATATAAAAATTCAAATATTGAAGATCATAAATTTAAGATGGATAATAATTCAACTCCATGCAGTATATGTTCAAAGGTTTATAGCTAA
- a CDS encoding DUF692 family multinuclear iron-containing protein gives MKIGISLSPQHVPKEYYEKSLKHPEIDFVEIAIEGFIYRKDFKAKETLQKILDHKPATAHGYSLSLLDPSPWEDNKLELHEKFLNSNSFLAWADHYALTTLDGIAFSSLTPAPIGIEAENLLNKRLSIIESKITSCPFYFENPAAPFLMEHQNSAVNIFPKCFKGRKSKMLLDISNLVANEINFGISADMELEKLNGVSIGEIHLAGGEWHENFYRDTHSSPVNKRSWDLLKQYRSIFEENTLIVIEREQKIPPFEETLEETRRVRSIFGI, from the coding sequence TTGAAAATTGGAATATCCCTTTCCCCACAACATGTACCTAAAGAGTATTATGAAAAATCATTAAAACATCCAGAAATAGATTTTGTTGAAATAGCTATTGAAGGTTTTATTTACCGTAAAGATTTTAAAGCAAAAGAAACACTTCAAAAAATATTAGATCACAAACCAGCAACTGCACATGGATATTCATTATCTTTGCTAGACCCTTCACCCTGGGAAGATAATAAATTAGAATTACACGAAAAATTTTTAAATTCTAATTCATTTTTAGCTTGGGCGGATCATTATGCTTTAACTACATTAGATGGAATAGCATTTTCCAGTCTAACACCAGCTCCCATTGGAATTGAGGCAGAAAATCTTCTTAATAAGAGATTAAGTATTATAGAATCCAAAATAACTTCATGTCCATTTTATTTTGAAAATCCTGCAGCACCATTTCTAATGGAACATCAAAATAGCGCGGTAAATATATTTCCAAAATGTTTTAAGGGAAGAAAATCAAAAATGCTTCTAGATATTTCAAATTTAGTTGCAAATGAAATAAATTTTGGTATCTCTGCAGATATGGAATTAGAAAAATTAAATGGAGTTTCAATTGGAGAAATTCATCTCGCAGGGGGTGAATGGCATGAAAATTTTTATAGAGATACTCATTCAAGTCCAGTTAATAAAAGAAGCTGGGATTTATTGAAACAATACCGATCAATATTTGAAGAAAATACTTTAATTGTTATTGAACGTGAACAAAAAATCCCTCCATTTGAAGAAACTTTAGAGGAGACTCGACGTGTTAGATCAATTTTCGGGATTTAA
- a CDS encoding methyltransferase yields the protein MNYGKITPLLNLYDGKIILAACKLGIFEKLSNEKMTAKEIAISLNLDFDYTKDFMLLLKKIGVVLQNDQYFYNTEEALTYLNSKSKYFLKNLLLSLSTWGDHWNYIDEAVKFGKSAVELINSSSSNDTWTQLFSNQERVSSFLGAMTEKSKIHSDWIIDNISINDNEVLVDCGGGSGNLLVSLLNKFNISKAILFERIEIIELLKKELNTRFSNIQSRIQLKDGDFFKPSTIPENGTTYILSWILHNWKDADAHLILKNLNERMSETSKLIVFDTVVPFEAISDQTEIVGRFSMKLYFGSSERNYQDFKELFEKSNFIIEKYIQKPSEPTKALFILKKINVK from the coding sequence ATGAATTATGGAAAAATTACTCCTTTATTAAATCTATATGATGGAAAAATTATTTTAGCTGCATGTAAGCTAGGAATTTTTGAAAAACTATCAAATGAGAAAATGACCGCAAAAGAAATAGCAATTTCATTAAATCTTGATTTTGATTATACTAAAGATTTTATGCTTCTTTTAAAAAAAATTGGGGTCGTTCTCCAAAATGATCAATATTTTTATAATACAGAAGAAGCGTTAACTTATTTAAATTCAAAATCAAAATATTTTCTAAAAAATTTACTTCTTAGTCTATCTACATGGGGTGATCACTGGAATTATATTGATGAAGCTGTAAAATTTGGAAAATCTGCAGTTGAATTAATTAATTCATCTAGCTCTAACGATACTTGGACGCAGCTTTTTTCTAATCAGGAAAGAGTCTCATCTTTTCTTGGAGCAATGACTGAAAAATCAAAAATTCACTCAGATTGGATCATAGATAATATTTCTATAAATGATAATGAGGTTCTAGTTGATTGTGGTGGTGGCTCTGGAAACTTATTAGTTTCTTTATTAAATAAATTCAATATTTCTAAAGCAATTCTTTTTGAAAGAATTGAAATTATTGAATTATTAAAAAAGGAGTTGAATACAAGATTTAGTAATATTCAATCTCGTATTCAATTAAAAGATGGTGATTTTTTTAAACCTTCAACAATACCAGAAAACGGAACAACATATATTTTATCTTGGATTCTTCACAATTGGAAAGATGCTGATGCTCATTTAATATTAAAAAATCTTAATGAACGCATGAGCGAAACATCAAAACTTATAGTTTTTGATACAGTTGTTCCATTTGAAGCTATTTCAGATCAAACTGAAATTGTAGGAAGATTTTCAATGAAACTCTATTTTGGATCTAGTGAGCGTAATTATCAAGATTTTAAAGAACTTTTTGAAAAATCAAATTTTATAATTGAGAAATATATACAAAAACCTTCAGAACCAACTAAAGCGTTATTTATATTAAAAAAAATAAATGTTAAGTAA
- a CDS encoding transposase — translation MRCRRRFTAEEKLRIVEETLQPESSTSSVSRKYRIQPSQLYVWRRLMKEGQMEAVEAEEKVVPISELKALQKKIHELERILGRKTLEVEILKEAVKIGREKKLISQEPLQGLGDFK, via the coding sequence ATGCGATGCCGGAGGCGATTTACGGCAGAAGAAAAGCTTAGAATTGTTGAGGAAACATTGCAGCCAGAAAGTTCTACAAGTTCTGTGTCTAGAAAATACCGGATCCAACCGAGCCAATTGTATGTTTGGAGGAGACTTATGAAAGAAGGACAAATGGAAGCGGTAGAAGCAGAAGAAAAGGTAGTTCCCATATCTGAATTGAAGGCATTACAGAAAAAAATACATGAATTAGAACGTATTTTGGGACGTAAAACCCTTGAAGTAGAAATATTAAAAGAAGCGGTAAAAATAGGACGTGAAAAAAAACTGATCTCGCAAGAGCCCTTGCAAGGACTCGGAGATTTCAAATGA